A single window of Anomaloglossus baeobatrachus isolate aAnoBae1 chromosome 9, aAnoBae1.hap1, whole genome shotgun sequence DNA harbors:
- the LOC142251787 gene encoding uncharacterized protein LOC142251787, with protein MPFPFSFKLHHQRNLQDIMKVNSMFPGSLEYKGRNMEHLTLISPSLPVRCVLREQHKKSSCHLGLRLKNFESCDLKGRDRLPLTLDRVSLVINVLENVTVTELVKQNLEAFYILESDLMNCEMEKSPELKTCRHHLKHYRATVTHECLKNDVLLSLVWFLTEDMGQLIGGRQSAEEMIKPDLHITAKPPPAKKQKGKRKKKGKKTKKKAD; from the exons ATGCCGTTCCCGTTCTCCTTTAAGTTACATCATCAAAGAAATCTGCAAGATATCATGAAAGTGaattcaatgttccccggcagcCTGGAGTATAAAGGAAGAAACATGGAGCATCTTACCCTAATTTCTCCATCCCTCCCAGTGAGATGCGTCCTACGAGAGCAG CACAAGAAGTCGTCGTGCCATCTTGGTCTACGTCTGAAAAACTTTGAAAGCTGTGACCTAAAG GGCAGAGACCGGCTGCCGCTCACTCTGGACCGGGTGTCTCTAGTCATCAATGTGCTGGAGAATGTGACTGTCACCGAACTTGTGAAGCAAAATCTGGAGGCTTTCTACATCCTCGAGTCCGACCTGATGAATTGT GAAATGGAGAAATCCCCAGAGCTAAAAACCTGTCGGCATCATCTCAAGCACTACAGGGCGACG GTGACCCACGAGTGTCTGAAAAATGACGTTCTCTTGAGCCTGGTTTGGTTCTTAACAGAAGATATGGGGCAACTGATTGGTGGGAGGCAAAGTGCAGAAGAAATGATCAAGCCAGATCTTCACATCACCGCCAAACCACCTCCCGCAAAGAAACAAAAGGGCAAGAGAAAGAAGAAAGGCAAGAAAACGAAAAAGAAGGCCGACTAA
- the SYCN gene encoding syncollin: protein MRALSFCIVPLLASLAMGLCPQPADIKDGEGNRLCARLYADSSPYYDECCAGDVLDVRPGEDIPYIIPRWNNRISSLVVGTRCELTVWSKKPKEGSTKKFTSGAQPRLAEVKKGVFGTWDDSISSYYCKCT, encoded by the coding sequence ATGAGAGCCTTGAGTTTTTGCATCGTGCCACTGCTGGCTTCCTTGGCCATGGGGCTTTGCCCCCAACCTGCCGATATCAAAGATGGTGAAGGCAACAGGCTGTGCGCCCGTCTATACGCAGACAGCAGCCCGTATTACGATGAGTGCTGTGCTGGAGACGTCTTAGACGTGAGGCCAGGAGAAGACATTCCCTACATCATCCCGAGGTGGAACAATCGCATCTCTTCGTTGGTGGTGGGCACCCGATGCGAACTCACCGTCTGGTCAAAGAAACCCAAGGAAGGCTCCACCAAGAAGTTCACCAGTGGGGCTCAACCACGACTGGCGGAGGTCAAAAAAGGAGTTTTCGGAACCTGGGATGACTCCATCTCCTCCTATTACTGCAAATGCACCTGA